ACCGCAGCGGGGTCATCGCCCGAACCGTCGATTTTCCCTGTTTCTCCGCGCCCGGCGGTCGTGGCGCGGACCTGAACGTAGATGGAGGCAGGCTTGCCCGCTGACCGAATGACCCGTACCGCGAAGGCTCCCGAAGCCGGCATCGTCCACCTCGGCCTCGGCGCCTTCTTCCGTGCGCATGGCGCGATCTATACCGAAGAGGCCGTGGCCCGCTCGGGCGGCGCCTGGGGCATCATCGGCGTCTCGCTGAAATCGCCCGGCACCCGCGACGCGCTGGCGCCGCAGGGCTGTGCCTATACCGCGCTGGAACTCGGCCCCGACGGGGCCGTCGCGCATCCGGTCGAGATCGTCCGCGAGGTGCTGGTCGCGCCCGAGGACCCGCAGGCGGTGCTCGAGGCGATGGCCGATCCGGCGATCCGCATCGTCACGCTGACGATCACCGAGAAGGGCTATTGCCACGACCCCGCGACCGGGGCGCTGAATCTCGACCATCCCGACATTCTTCACGATCTGGACTCGGCCCATCCGGTCTCGGCGCCGGGCTATCTGGTTCGGGCGCTGCAGCTGCGCCGCGACCGGGGTCTCAGGCCCTTCACCGTGCTGACCTGCGACAACCTTCCCGATAACGGCCGCCTGGTGCGGGGCGTGGTGCTGGCGCTGGCCTCGCGGATCGACCCCGCGCTTGCCGGCTGGATCGGCAACGAGGGCCGCTTCCCCGCCACCATGGTCGACCGGATCGTGCCCGCCACCAGCGCCGAGGACATCGCCCGGGTCGAGACGCTGACCGGGTGCCACGACGCCGCCCCGGTGATGCACGAGCCGTTCCGGCAATGGGCGATCGAGGATGATTTCGTCGATGGCGCGCGGCCCGACTGGGGCGCGGTCGGCGCCGAGCTGGTGACCGATGTCACCCCCTACGAGCACATGAAGCTGAGGATGCTGAACGGCGCGCATTCGGCGCTGGCCTATCTGGGCTATCTGGCCGGGCACGAGACCATTTCCGAAACCGTGGCCGACCCGGCGCTGGGGGGCTTCGTGCGCCATCTCTGGGCCAGGGAAATCGCCCCGGTGCTGACCGCGCCGCCGGGCGTGTCGCTTTCGGCCTATGCCGAGGCCCTGGCCGCGCGCTTTGCCAATCCGGCGATCCGCCACCGCACCTGGCAGATCGCCATGGATGGCAGCCAGAAGCTGCCCCAGCGTATCCTGGCCACCCTGTCGGACAATCTCGTCGAGGGCCGCGCGAGCCCCGGGCTGATCCTGACCGTCGCGGCCTGGATGCGCTATGTCGGCGGCATCGACGAGGCGGGCCAGCCCATCGACCTGCGCGACCCGCTGGCCGACCGGCTGCGCGCGCTGAGCGACGGCGCCGACACGCCCGAAGGCAAGGTCGAGGCGCTGCTGTCGGTCCGCGAGGTCTTCCCCGAGGCCCTGGCCCTGACCCTCAAGCGCCAGCTTGCCGAGGCCTATTCCCGGCTTCTGAGCGAGGGCGCGCGGGCGACGGCCGAGGCCGTCTGCCGCGAGACAGCGCAGGCGGACTGACGCGGCGGGGGCCCGCCACCCTGGCCGGCCCCCGAAGACGCGCCCCATGGCGATTGTTCCGTCACCGGATCGGGGCTACCAAAGATGCGGGGAGGGGCGTGCGCGCCCAGGACAGGAGGACCCGCATATGACCGACTTCTTCCACGGCATCGACAAGATCGCCTATGAAGGCCCCGACAGCACCAACCCGCTGGCCTTCCGCCATTACGACCCGGACGC
The genomic region above belongs to Rhodovulum sulfidophilum DSM 1374 and contains:
- a CDS encoding mannitol dehydrogenase family protein, with the protein product MEAGLPADRMTRTAKAPEAGIVHLGLGAFFRAHGAIYTEEAVARSGGAWGIIGVSLKSPGTRDALAPQGCAYTALELGPDGAVAHPVEIVREVLVAPEDPQAVLEAMADPAIRIVTLTITEKGYCHDPATGALNLDHPDILHDLDSAHPVSAPGYLVRALQLRRDRGLRPFTVLTCDNLPDNGRLVRGVVLALASRIDPALAGWIGNEGRFPATMVDRIVPATSAEDIARVETLTGCHDAAPVMHEPFRQWAIEDDFVDGARPDWGAVGAELVTDVTPYEHMKLRMLNGAHSALAYLGYLAGHETISETVADPALGGFVRHLWAREIAPVLTAPPGVSLSAYAEALAARFANPAIRHRTWQIAMDGSQKLPQRILATLSDNLVEGRASPGLILTVAAWMRYVGGIDEAGQPIDLRDPLADRLRALSDGADTPEGKVEALLSVREVFPEALALTLKRQLAEAYSRLLSEGARATAEAVCRETAQAD